A DNA window from Bos mutus isolate GX-2022 chromosome 11, NWIPB_WYAK_1.1, whole genome shotgun sequence contains the following coding sequences:
- the TGOLN2 gene encoding trans-Golgi network integral membrane protein 2, producing the protein MRFLVAFVLLSVAAADFLLSSAPVPGTAAPKDDQASAGSSREHVLIAQSGQENSNQTFLNQTDAKIGSDNSGKRPADTGFDKLGAKERPSETHSDNSGAKQHPGETGTDNSGTKQHPGRADPGSSPRDQSNKLVSSPSSDNKESTKLHVNTVTGKALQTSRTEPGGKVLADPSSPQQEGEGKPLELTEDVEPKETEEGDTEPEEDAPPKEEKEMVGPASRENREGTLSNTWSKKDDLYKDKLGNASAESSHFFAYLVTAAILVAALYIAYHNKRKIIAFVLEGKRSKVTRRPKATDYQRLDQKI; encoded by the exons ATGCGGTTCCTGGTTGCGTTCGTGTTACTGAGCGTCGCGGCAGCAG ACTTCCTGCTCAGTTCTGCTCCAGTCCCCGGAACAGCCGCTCCGAAGGACGATCAGGCTTCTGCAGGAAGCTCCAGGGAGCACGTCTTGATCGCTCAGTCTGGGCAAGAAAACAGTAACCAAACCTTTCTAAATCAGACCGACGCGAAAATCGGCTCTGACAATTCGGGAAAGCGCCCGGCGGATACCGGCTTCGACAAATTGGGAGCCAAGGAGCGCCCCTCGGAAACCCACTCTGATAATTCGGGAGCTAAGCAGCACCCTGGGGAAACCGGCACTGACAATTCGGGAACCAAGCAGCACCCCGGGAGAGCCGACCCTGGCAGTTCCCCCAGAGACCAATCCAACAAGTTGGTCTCCAGCCCCTCTTCTGATAACAAGGAGTCCACCAAGCTTCACGTAAACACAGTAACTGGCAAAGCTCTGCAGACTTCCAGAACTGAACCTGGGGGAAAAGTGTTGGCAGACCCCTCTTCTCCCCAGCAGGAGGGAGAAGGTAAGCCCTTAGAACTAACTGAAGATGTGGAGCCCAAGGAGACTGAAGAAGGGGATACAGAGCCAGAGGAAGACGCACCacccaaagaagagaaagaaatggttgGCCCTGCCTCCAGGGAGAACCGTGAAGGGACACTTTCGAATACTTGGAGTAAAAAGGATGACCTTTATAAGGATAAGCTTGGAAATGCCAGTGCAGAGAGCAGCCACTTTTTTGCGTATctggtgacagcagccattctCGTCGCTGCCCTCTATATCGCCTACCACAATAAGCGGAAG